The Marinomonas sp. CT5 genome contains the following window.
CATCCTATTAAGGTCGTTGCCCATCCAATAAACGTTGAAAAACGAGCCGATGGTGTGCAAATCATTAATAGTCAAAAGGCGTTAGATGATTATGCACGCTGCTGGACGGATCAGCTTGAATATTGGGCGGCAAAAACGCCTGATCAGATGTTTGTTGCAGAACGTGATGAACAAGGTGAATGGCAGAAAGTTACTTATGCAGAAGCCGTAACGCGAGTACGCAAGATTGCCTCTTGGTTATTGACTCAGCCAGTGTCGGTTGAGCGTCCTATTGTCTTTTTGTGTGGCAACAGTTTAGAGCATTTGATGCTCGCTTTAGCAGGAATGTATGTAGGGATTGCTCATGCTCCTGTTTCGCCTGCGTATTCTTTGATTGCTACTGACTACAGTAAATTGCAGCATATCTTTGATATTTTGACACCTGGGCTGATTGTGGTAGATGAGCTTGCCCCTTATGAGAATGCGATCCAATCGGTTTGTAAAGATTTAGATACCCCTGTTGCGGTGATAAAAGGCGATATTACACCGCAAAAAATCAAAAATCCGACACTGTCATTTCAATCGTTTTGGGATTTCCCTGAATCAGATGCCGTGAATGAAAAGAACGCACAAGTAAATGGCGATACCATTGCCAAAGTGCTTTTCACTTCTGGTACAACCGGTATGCCAAAAGGCGTTATTAATACTCAACGCATGATTTGTGCTAACCAAGTGATGATTCATCAGGTGATGCAATTCTTTAAAGATCAGCCGCCTATCATGGTGGATTGGCTTCCTTGGAACCATACATTTGGTGGTAACCACAACATCGGTATCGCCTTGTACAACGGAGGGAGTTTGTATCTAGATGATGGTAAGCCAACCGAAAAACTTTTTGCTAAGACGTTGCAGAATTTGGCAGAGGTCTCTCCAACTGTCTATTTCAATGTGCCAAAAGGTTTTGAACTTTTAGTAAAAAGTCTAAAAGCAGACAATGAGTTGGCCGAAAAATTCTTTGCTCGTTTGCAGTTTACCTTTTTTGCCGCGGCGGGATTGGCGCAGCATATTTGGGACGATTTGGATGCCTTAGCCATTAAGTATACGGGTAAGAAGATTCCTATGGTGACGGGTCTTGGTTGCACCGAAACGGCTCCATCCGCGACCTTTGCTTCCGTTGAAGAATCAACTTCGGGAGTAATTGGCGTACCTGCCCCTGGTGTGTCTATTAAATTAGTACCAAACGAAGGCAAGCTTGAAGCCCGAGTAAAAGCCGAAACCGTTATGCCTGGTTACTGGCGCCAGCCGGAGTTGACCGCTAAGGCCTTTGATGAAGAAGGTTATTATTGCTTAGGTGACGCCTTCGCCTACCTAGACGAAAACGAGCCCCAACGTGGTTTCCGTTTTGATGGCCGAGTATCAGAAGATTTTAAATTAGACAGTGGGACTTGGGTGAGTGCGGGTACACTGCGAGCGAAGTTTATTAGTGCGTTTGCGCCATTTGTGCAGGATGTTGTTCTATGTGGCACAAACCGTGGTTATATCACAGCGTTGATTTTCCCTGATTGGGCACATTGCCAGGCCATTCTTCCTCATGATCTAGTTGAAACAAACGAAGAGATTATTGCTCATTCGGCAGTTCGCGAAGCATTTAAACAAAAGTTGGTTGAGTTCTCAAAAAATAGTACCGGAAGTTCAACGGTCGTTCAGCGTATTTTATTACAGGCGACACCACCCAGTATTGATGCCCATGAGGTGACAGATAAGGGGTCGTTGAACCAACGTGCGGTGCAAGCTCATCGTGAAGACCAAATAGAGCTTCTGTATCAAGAGCCACTATCGGATCTTGTTATTAGTCTTTAAAAGGGGCGCTTTATGTTTACAAATGAGCGTCAATTGCAAATTGAGTGGGGTGACTGCGACCCCGCCGATATTGTGTTCTATCCAC
Protein-coding sequences here:
- a CDS encoding feruloyl-CoA synthase → MNGEFHPIKVVAHPINVEKRADGVQIINSQKALDDYARCWTDQLEYWAAKTPDQMFVAERDEQGEWQKVTYAEAVTRVRKIASWLLTQPVSVERPIVFLCGNSLEHLMLALAGMYVGIAHAPVSPAYSLIATDYSKLQHIFDILTPGLIVVDELAPYENAIQSVCKDLDTPVAVIKGDITPQKIKNPTLSFQSFWDFPESDAVNEKNAQVNGDTIAKVLFTSGTTGMPKGVINTQRMICANQVMIHQVMQFFKDQPPIMVDWLPWNHTFGGNHNIGIALYNGGSLYLDDGKPTEKLFAKTLQNLAEVSPTVYFNVPKGFELLVKSLKADNELAEKFFARLQFTFFAAAGLAQHIWDDLDALAIKYTGKKIPMVTGLGCTETAPSATFASVEESTSGVIGVPAPGVSIKLVPNEGKLEARVKAETVMPGYWRQPELTAKAFDEEGYYCLGDAFAYLDENEPQRGFRFDGRVSEDFKLDSGTWVSAGTLRAKFISAFAPFVQDVVLCGTNRGYITALIFPDWAHCQAILPHDLVETNEEIIAHSAVREAFKQKLVEFSKNSTGSSTVVQRILLQATPPSIDAHEVTDKGSLNQRAVQAHREDQIELLYQEPLSDLVISL